The Henckelia pumila isolate YLH828 chromosome 2, ASM3356847v2, whole genome shotgun sequence genome includes a window with the following:
- the LOC140877242 gene encoding benzoate carboxyl methyltransferase-like — protein MVLQKILHMNSGNGETSYANNSSFQNVTISKTWDLVDETLRNMLENGDFADDHCLNLVDLGCASGPNALSVVSHVTDTIQELRKNGDGTSQEIQFFLNDLPNNDFNSLFKLVEIFNKGKEVCGSRSRCSIYGLPGSFYSRLFPRKTLHFAYSSCSLHWLSQVPYGLESENEENIYIAVDSPSEVLDAYAEQYKRDLFTFLSLRGEEMVPGGHMVLTFIGRRVEDRSSKDDCAHLAILAQTLLDMVTQGLLKKDDLHSFNVPIYMPCQQEIESIISQQGSFKIKKIVTFPVRWDVNKDTDESPFDKTRSGNLISDCVRAFMEPMLVSHFGELIDCNVLFERYSVKIGEYFSKERTSHHMLAISMTIQ, from the exons ATGGTGCTTCAGAAAATTCTTCATATGAATTCAGGAAATGGTGAAACTAGTTACGCCAACAACTCAAGCTTCCAG AATGTTACCATATCAAAGACATGGGATCTTGTAGATGAAACCTTAAGAAatatgttggagaacggcgactTCGCCGATGATCACTGCTTGAACTTGGTCGATTTGGGCTGTGCATCAGGGCCTAATGCACTTTCAGTCGTGTCTCATGTGACGGATACTATTCAAGAATTGCGTAAAAACGGTGACGGTACTTCACAAGAAATTCAGTTTTTTCTGAATGATCTTCCCAATAACGACTTCAATAGTTTATTCAAGTTGGTGGAAATTTTCAACAAGGGAAAAGAAGTCTGCGGATCAAGATCACGGTGTTCTATATATGGCTTGCCTGGTTCTTTCTATAGTAGATTATTTCCAAGAAAGACTCTACACTTTGCTTATTCTTCATGCAGTCTTCATTGGTTGTCTCAG GTTCCATATGGATTGGAGAGCGAGAATGAAGAAAACATATACATAGCAGTTGATAGCCCATCGGAGGTGCTCGACGCTTATGCCGAGCAATATAAAAGAGACTTGTTCACATTTCTTAGCTTGAGAGGTGAGGAAATGGTTCCTGGTGGCCATATGGTGCTGACATTTATAGGAAGAAGGGTTGAAGATCGCTCTTCCAAAGACGACTGTGCCCATCTCGCCATCCTTGCACAAACGCTTCTTGACATGGTTACTCAG GGACTTCTCAAGAAAGATGATTTGCATTCTTTCAACGTGCCAATCTACATGCCCTGCCAACAAGAGATCGAGTCGATAATCAGCCAACAAGGATCTTTCAAGATCAAAAAAATCGTCACCTTTCCAGTTCGTTGGGATGTAAATAAAGACACCGACGAATCGCCTTTCGACAAAACTAGAAGTGGGAATCTGATATCAGATTGTGTTCGGGCTTTCATGGAACCGATGCTTGTTAGCCATTTTGGAGAGTTGATAGATTGTAATGTTTTGTTTGAAAGGTACTCGGTGAAAATTGGTGAATACTTCTCAAAGGAGAGGACATCACATCATATGTTGGCCATTTCTATGACCATACAGTGA
- the LOC140877246 gene encoding benzoate carboxyl methyltransferase-like: protein MGLKKILHMNSGNDKTSYANNSSFQNFVISKTWDLVDEALRNIIESDGFSGCCMNMVDMGCASGPNALWVASHVMESIQDFCNIGNSGLPEIRFFLNDLPVHDFNSLFKLVEDFNEEKRLVCGSIRSGCFVYGLPAKLLAYKVIHHSRLTY, encoded by the exons ATGGGGTTGAAGAAAATTCTTCATATGAACTCAGGAAATGATAAAACTAGCTATGCAAACAACTCAAGCTTTCAG AATTTTGTGATATCAAAAACATGGGATCTTGTGGATGAAGCCCTAAGAAATATAATCGAGAGTGATGGATTCTCCGGTTGCTGCATGAACATGGTCGACATGGGCTGCGCGTCAGGGCCTAATGCGCTTTGGGTAGCGTCTCACGTGATGGAGAGTATTCAAGATTTCTGTAACATCGGAAACAGCGGTTTGCCAGAAATTCGGTTTTTCCTGAATGATCTTCCCGTTCACGACTTCAATAGTTTATTCAAGCTGGTGGAAGATTTCAACGAAGAAAAACGACTTGTTTGTGGATCAATTAGATCGGGGTGTTTCGTATACGGCTTGCCGGCCAAGCTGTTAGCCTATAAAGTTATCCACCACTCTCGTTTGACATATTAG